The Xiphias gladius isolate SHS-SW01 ecotype Sanya breed wild chromosome 4, ASM1685928v1, whole genome shotgun sequence genome includes a window with the following:
- the sod2 gene encoding superoxide dismutase [Mn], mitochondrial, protein MALAALPLLQQTFSDNHVVSNLCTLSSTPPLDDNGTPPPLPAPSNRICSFQGQLVVRPSCLVSTTVNMLCRVGQIRRCAASLSQTLNQVAAARQKHTLPDLTYDYGALEPHISAEIMQLHHSKHHATYVNNLNITEEKYQETLAKGDVTAQVALQPALKFNGGGHINHTVFWTNLSPNGGGEPQGELMEAIKRDFGSFQKMKEKMSAAAVAVQGSGWSWLGYEKESGRLRIAACANQDPLQGTTGLIPLLGIDVWEHAYYLQYKNVRPDYVKAIWNVINWENVTERLQTAKK, encoded by the exons CTTTCAGCGATAATCACG TTGTATCTAATTTATGCACACTCTCGTCAACACCCCCACTTGACGACAATGgtacgcccccccccctccctgcGCCGTCAAATCGAATCTGCTCATTTCAAGGGCAGTTAGTAGTGCGTCCATCCTGTCTTGTGAGTACGACCGTGAACATGCTTTGCAGAGTTGGTCAAATACGCAG GTGCGCGGCCAGCCTCAGCCAAACTCTGAACCAGGTAGCCGCAGCGAGGCAGAAGCACACGCTGCCTGACCTGACATACGACTATGGTGCCCTGGAGCCCCACATCAGTGCAGAAATAATGCAGCTGCACCACAGCAAGCACCATGCCACATACGTTAACAACCTCAACATTACAGAGGAGAAATATCAAGAGACACTAGCAAAGG GAGATGTGACAGCACAGGTTGCCCTCCAGCCTGCTCTTAAGTTTAATGGAGGAGGCCACATTAATCACACTGTTTTCTGGACAAACCTCTCTCCAAATGGTGGAGGAGAGCCACAGG GGGAGCTGATGGAAGCCATCAAGCGGGACTTTGGCTCCTTCcagaagatgaaagagaagatgtctgctgctgctgtagcgGTGCAGGGCTCAGGCTGGAGCTGGCTGGGCTATGAAAAGGAGAGTGGAAGACTTCGCATCGCTGCTTGTGCTAATCAGGATCCTCTGCAGGGGACAACAG GTCTCATTCCTCTACTTGGTATTGACGTATGGGAGCATGCCTACTACCTTCAGTACAAAAATGTGCGGCCGGACTATGTTAAGGCTATCTGGAATGTAATCAACTGGGAGAACGTGACCGAGCGTCTTCAGACTGCCAAAAAGTAG